Proteins found in one Paenibacillus borealis genomic segment:
- a CDS encoding UTRA domain-containing protein, with the protein MLHIVLDRSNSIPLHLQVRNLLRNDIFKGTYTEKIPAEHELMDKYSVSRATVRRAIRTLIDDGMLESRQGLGTFVAVRPIEEWLGNLSTFFDIIGERGLTPDIKVLKQGIVEAPQDAAKIFGVSRLYETIRLRLANDTPVVLETQYYPLEIGEKLALLDLSNVSTYDVLETELGLNLWEAQQTIGAIIPAAEEKKLLGMTAEPSCALLSKRLVLDHDGNPLEYEKSIYRADNYAFRINLTRRRKL; encoded by the coding sequence GTGTTACATATAGTGCTCGACAGAAGCAATTCAATCCCGCTGCATTTACAGGTAAGGAATTTACTTCGAAACGATATATTTAAAGGCACCTACACTGAGAAAATCCCGGCGGAGCATGAGCTGATGGACAAATATTCCGTCAGCCGGGCGACCGTCCGCCGCGCGATCCGCACCCTGATCGATGACGGAATGCTGGAATCCCGGCAAGGGCTCGGTACTTTTGTGGCTGTAAGGCCGATAGAGGAGTGGCTGGGCAATTTAAGCACGTTCTTCGATATCATCGGCGAGCGCGGGCTTACTCCCGATATCAAGGTGCTAAAGCAGGGGATTGTGGAGGCGCCGCAGGATGCCGCCAAAATATTCGGGGTATCCCGGCTGTACGAGACGATCCGGCTGCGACTGGCAAACGACACACCTGTTGTGCTGGAGACCCAATATTACCCGCTGGAAATCGGCGAGAAGCTGGCGCTGCTGGATTTAAGCAATGTGTCGACCTATGATGTGCTGGAAACGGAGCTGGGGCTGAATCTGTGGGAAGCACAACAGACGATTGGCGCGATTATTCCGGCGGCGGAAGAGAAGAAGCTGCTGGGCATGACTGCCGAACCAAGCTGCGCCCTGCTATCCAAGCGCCTGGTGCTGGATCATGACGGCAATCCCCTGGAATATGAGAAAAGCATCTACCGCGCCGATAATTATGCTTTCCGGATCAATCTGACCCGCAGAAGAAAACTGTGA
- a CDS encoding aspartate aminotransferase family protein — protein MKQTLTGVPSAAELAELHREHLWLHLTNHKLYETQEPPIMAEGTGYMLKDVQGKEFVDGLSGGVWVVNVGHGRASIADAVSRQMKLLPYYAGSMATPPYIMLAAKLASLLPSLPKVYLSNSGSEANEKAFKMVRQYFAAKSPGKKKYKIIYRDRDYHGTTLAALASSGQQERRADFGPLPEGFAEIPHALCYRCPFGKSYPGCNIDCARALEQVIQQEGEDSVAAVILEPVTAGGGIIPPVPEYYPVLQEICRRYGVLLILDEVVTGFGRTGALFGHQHYDVQPDIITLAKGLASGYMPISATVARKEIFNQFMAGPEEPNGFFRDISTFGGCAGSSVAALENIRIIEEERLTENSALMGAYLMERLKELEAFPIVGNVRGQGLLAGVELVEDKRSKIPLQESRLAQIVASAREDGVIIGRMTRSVPGYNNVLYMAPPLIIDKYGIDRIIGALRSALHKQL, from the coding sequence ATGAAACAGACGTTGACCGGCGTACCAAGCGCGGCTGAACTGGCAGAACTCCACCGGGAGCATCTCTGGCTGCATCTTACCAACCACAAGCTTTATGAGACGCAGGAGCCGCCGATTATGGCTGAGGGCACAGGCTATATGCTGAAGGATGTGCAGGGAAAGGAGTTTGTCGACGGCCTGTCCGGCGGAGTGTGGGTCGTCAATGTGGGACACGGCAGAGCAAGCATAGCAGATGCTGTGAGCCGGCAAATGAAGCTGTTGCCTTATTATGCCGGCTCGATGGCCACCCCGCCTTACATTATGCTGGCCGCGAAGCTCGCCTCCCTGCTGCCCTCGCTGCCGAAGGTCTACCTTTCGAACAGCGGCTCTGAAGCGAATGAGAAAGCATTCAAGATGGTCCGGCAATATTTCGCCGCAAAGTCCCCGGGCAAGAAGAAATACAAGATTATATACCGGGACAGGGATTATCACGGCACTACTCTGGCGGCGCTGGCCAGCAGCGGACAACAGGAACGAAGAGCGGATTTCGGTCCGCTGCCGGAAGGCTTCGCGGAAATCCCACACGCTCTGTGCTACCGCTGTCCGTTCGGCAAAAGCTATCCCGGCTGCAATATCGATTGCGCCCGGGCACTGGAACAAGTGATTCAGCAGGAAGGTGAAGACTCGGTTGCCGCCGTGATTCTGGAGCCGGTTACCGCCGGGGGCGGCATCATCCCTCCGGTTCCGGAATATTATCCGGTGCTGCAGGAAATCTGCCGCAGGTATGGCGTACTGCTGATCCTGGATGAGGTCGTTACCGGCTTCGGCCGGACAGGAGCCCTGTTCGGGCATCAGCATTACGACGTACAGCCCGATATCATCACCTTGGCCAAAGGACTGGCAAGCGGCTACATGCCGATCTCGGCTACGGTTGCACGCAAAGAGATATTCAACCAGTTTATGGCCGGGCCGGAAGAGCCGAACGGATTTTTCCGGGATATCAGCACATTCGGAGGCTGCGCAGGCAGCTCAGTGGCTGCCCTTGAGAACATCCGGATTATTGAAGAGGAGAGATTGACGGAGAATAGCGCGCTCATGGGCGCCTACCTGATGGAGCGGCTGAAGGAGCTGGAGGCATTCCCCATTGTCGGCAACGTCCGGGGGCAAGGTCTGCTGGCCGGTGTTGAACTGGTGGAGGATAAACGATCCAAGATACCGCTTCAGGAGAGCCGGCTGGCGCAGATCGTTGCCAGTGCCCGGGAGGATGGTGTAATTATCGGCAGAATGACGCGCAGTGTGCCGGGTTATAACAACGTGCTGTATATGGCACCTCCGCTCATCATCGAT